Genomic DNA from Limnochordia bacterium:
ACGGAAATAATTGGACTTGCTTTCGATTCCGGAAGTGTGACCACAGGTCCCGTTACCGTACCAATCATGTTGGCTCTAGGGATCGGATTGGCCACAGCCTTAGGGGGACGGGATCCGCTTATCGATGGGTTCGGGCTGGTTGCTCTATGTGCAATTGGACCAGTAATCACAGTGTTACTCATGGGCACGATACTATTCAAAGCATAAAAAGGAGTGTTCTGTGTGCACTACGATGTTATAATGGCGATCCTCAGAAGAGGAACCGCCGATGCCGTAATGGAGGCTGCTAAAAAGGCCGGAGCCCAAGGCGGAACTATCTTACTAGCCAGGGGTACAGGTGCCCAAGAAGCAAAGACCTTCTTCGGCATAACCGTGGAGACTAGTAGGGAAATCCTCATGATCCTTTCCCGAGACTCACAAACAGATCAGATTCTCCAAGCCATCATCCGGGAAGGGCAACTAGATAAGCCCGGCGCAGGTATCGCCTTTGTCCTGGATGCCAAGAAAATCGTCGGATTGGAACACCGACAGGGAATCGTGGACTGCGAAGAACAAAAATAGATAGCACACTGCCAAAGGGAGTCTACTCCCCTTTGGCAGACCGCGTCTTTCAATCATCGCCAAACATCTGCAGAATGTTGGCCAGAACCACACCGTAGACCAAAGCTGTAACAGCATCGGATGCGGAGGTTGCTGGTGGGATGATCAAAAGGGGCGCGAAATGAAAAAGACTAACGATGACATGTACCGAGAACCACACAATGAGACTAAAAAGAGCCCCTTTGAATACCTTCGCCCTTAGAGTTGTACAAACAAGGAAATAGCTAAACAGTATACCTAAGGTCCCCGCAAAGAACAAATGACCCACATGACCGATGATCTTCTCAAAAGTTGTGTGCGGAAGATAGCCCAACACTAGCGACGCAGCCCAATCACGGTAGAGTATTTCTGCAAAGCCAATATAGCCTGATATGACATCCAAAACCAGCATGGGAATACCGGCAAGAACTCCCGATAGGAACCCTCGAACAACGCGATCATCTGCGATTTTGATCATCCCCACCCCTTTCAACACCTCGAATCCTTAATATTATGTCTCAGTCCAGTGTATATTTATGTGCTCATGAAAAGATCAACGAAGGTATTGACATATTAAGATGTATCGGCTATAGTAATAATGGTTACTATTACTGCTAGTAAGGAGGCCTAGACGTGACAAAGATCCATGAAGTATATAAGTGTGAGAAGTGTGGAAACATTGTTGAGATGCTTCATTCAGGTAAAGGACAGTTAGTCTGCTGTGGTGAACCCATGGAATTACTTACGGAGAACACCGTGGATGCATCCGTGGAAAAACATGTTCCTGTGATCACAAAGGTAGAAGGTGGCTTTAAGGTTACCGTAGGGAGCGTAGAGCATCCCATGGTGGA
This window encodes:
- a CDS encoding P-II family nitrogen regulator, with amino-acid sequence MHYDVIMAILRRGTADAVMEAAKKAGAQGGTILLARGTGAQEAKTFFGITVETSREILMILSRDSQTDQILQAIIREGQLDKPGAGIAFVLDAKKIVGLEHRQGIVDCEEQK
- a CDS encoding desulfoferrodoxin, whose translation is MTKIHEVYKCEKCGNIVEMLHSGKGQLVCCGEPMELLTENTVDASVEKHVPVITKVEGGFKVTVGSVEHPMVEKHYIEWIQIITEDGKSYRKFLKANDAPEAMFLVDADKITAREYCNLHGLWKADNH